The following proteins come from a genomic window of Triticum aestivum cultivar Chinese Spring chromosome 6A, IWGSC CS RefSeq v2.1, whole genome shotgun sequence:
- the LOC123129035 gene encoding uncharacterized protein has product MKFNRGRRHRRNSKAEVDSGDMLSKLPGNIQACNGDRLSELPADVLLNILERVGTLDAVRTCILSKKMHRLPTMLSQIVIDLSPRDLFQKSDVVADVTNKILSRRPPQITIRKLKLKFVLSPPCCHSIGKSVGLAMATHKFDAAEFEILTPKDSHICTDDHRVLFADQFNNFVRDYPDAFAGLTRLHLRNMSFGESDIPNILRYCKVLESLSFFMCGAGISSVLHVEHTRLTELVISYCEFKRVELSCLPKLQRVTFGNWTCGCSKKSNWPCDESPLILGFVPQLSKLSLPQACLSRKTLNLSQLLANVPTVSDLYLEFRSEKVWIRPECPKVLAPVLTQLRSVSLDNLPEECDISWTMFLLEAAPSVEDLCITVWDHKCRKESQKSRSRKMDVHWEPSDPDFKHKNLARLTIYGFQSDDNFIGYVRRVIQAAANIREVSLHDRKVCRLCSEKFPHLGVRPSSYPRTSKEVDLLMKNMTAAATTSPDIHFCS; this is encoded by the exons ATGAAGTTTAACAGGGGTCGCCGCCACCGACGGAAC TCGAAGGCAGAAGTTGATAGTGGAGACATGCTAAGCAAGCTGCCTGGCAATATACAAGCTTGTAATGGGGACAGGCTAAGTGAGCTGCCCGCCGATGTGCTGCTCAACATTCTCGAGAGGGTGGGCACACTTGATGCTGTAAGAACCTGCATCCTTTCGAAGAAAATGCATAGGCTGCCAACTATGCTCTCGCAGATCGTCATTGATCTCAGCCCTCGTGATTTGTTTCAAAAAAGTGATGTCGTGGCTGATGTGACCAACAAGATTCTTAGTAGGAGGCCTCCACAAATCACCATTCGCAAGCTGAAGCTCAAATTTGTCTTGAGTCCTCCTTGCTGTCATTCCATAGGCAAATCCGTTGGCCTGGCCATGGCAACACATAAATTTGATGCAGCTGAGTTTGAGATCTTGACACCGAAGGATTCCCATATTTGCACTGATGACCATCGTGTGCTCTTTGCTGACCAGTTCAATAATTTTGTTCGTGATTATCCAGATGCATTTGCTGGTCTCACGCGTCTGCATCTACGGAACATGAGCTTTGGTGAATCAGACATACCCAACATTCTTCGCTATTGCAAGGTGCTGGAGTCACTGTCTTTCTTCATGTGTGGCGCGGGGATCAGTTCGGTGCTGCATGTGGAACATACTCGTCTCACCGAACTTGTTATCTCCTATTGTGAATTCAAAAGAGTGGAGCTCAGCTGTCTACCAAAGCTCCAACGGGTGACCTTTGGTAATTGGACCTGTGGTTGCTCAAAAAAAAGTAATTGGCCCTGTGATGAAAGTCCGCTGATTCTTGGTTTTGTCCCGCAACTTTCGAAGCTAAGCCTTCCTCAAGCTTGTCTTTCACGGAAGACCCTCAACCTAAGCCAGTTGCTTGCTAATGTCCCCACTGTAAGCGATTTGTATTTGGAGTTTCGAAGCGAAAAG GTTTGGATTCGACCAGAATGCCCAAAAGTGCTTGCTCCGGTGCTCACCCAACTACGGTCTGTGAGTCTGGACAATCTTCCCGAAGAATGTGACATCTCTTGGACAATGTTCCTTCTTGAAGCTGCACCATCCGTAGAGGACCTTTGCATCACAGTATGGGATCATAAGTGCCGGAAGGAGTCACAAAAGAGTCGCTCCAGGAAAATGGATGTGCATTGGGAGCCATCTGATCCTGATTTTAAGCACAAGAATCTGGCTAGGCTAACTATCTACGGTTTCCAGTCCGATGACAATTTCATCGGATACGTTAGACGAGTCATTCAAGCTGCGGCGAACATCAGGGAGGTATCCCTGCACGACAGGAAGGTATGCCGATTGTGTTCTGAAAAGTTTCCTCATCTTGGTGTTCGTCCTTCGAGTTATCCACGGACCAGCAAGGAAGTGGATTTGTTGATGAAGAATATGACAGCGGCGGCAACGACTTCTCCTGATATTCACTTCTGCTCATAA
- the LOC123129038 gene encoding uncharacterized protein, giving the protein MELNRGCCGRRDSKREASTGGSLSELPYEVQACNGDRLSELPADLLLNILERVGMLDAIKTCILSRKMQKLPTMLSQIVIDLSSHDLVQMNGVVADVTDKILSTRSPQITIRKLKLKFFLSPSRCLSIGKSVGAAMVTQKLDAAEFEILSPRDLHLCTDAYRVLFAKQFNNFVRDCPDAFAGLTRLHLRNMRFGKSDIPIILSYCKVLESLSFLMCDAGIRSVLHVEHARLVELVISYGKFKTVELNRLPKLKRMTYNNWPYDENPLVLGVLPQLSNLSLGDACISQKTLKLSQLLATVPSVSDLSLEFRSEKIWIQPECPKELAPVLAKLRFINLDNLPEECDISWTMFLLEAAPSVEDLSITVWDHKCRQESQNSYSMKTDVKWEPSNPNFKHKNLATLTIYGFQSDDNFMGYVRRVMQAAVNIKKVSLHDRKVCTLCTDKFPHADARPSSYPQTSVQKDSLRKKITEASSEASRAVIQFSS; this is encoded by the exons ATGGAGCTTAATAGGGGTTGCTGCGGCCGACGTGAT TCGAAAAGAGAAGCTAGTACCGGGGGCTCCCTAAGCGAGCTGCCTTATGAAGTACAAGCTTGTAATGGGGACAGGCTAAGCGAGCTGCCTGCTGACCTGCTGCTCAACATTCTGGAGAGGGTGGGTATGCTTGATGCAATAAAAACTTGCATACTTTCGAGGAAAATGCAGAAGCTGCCCACTATGCTCTCACAGATCGTCATTGATCTCAGCTCTCACGATCTAGTTCAAATGAATGGTGTCGTGGCTGATGTGACAGACAAGATCCTTAGTACGAGGTCTCCGCAGATCACCATTCGCAAGCTGAAGCTCAAATTTTTCCTGAGCCCTTCTCGCTGTCTCTCCATCGGCAAATCTGTTGGCGCAGCCATGGTGACGCAGAAATTGGATGCAGCCGAGTTTGAGATCTTGTCGCCAAGGGATCTCCATCTTTGCACTGATGCCTATCGCGTGCTCTTTGCTAAGCAGTTCAATAATTTTGTTCGTGATTGTCCAGATGCATTTGCTGGTCTCACACGGCTGCATTTACGGAATATGAGATTTGGTAAATCAGACATACCCATCATCCTAAGCTATTGCAAGGTGCTGGAGTCACTATCTTTCTTAATGTGTGACGCGGGGATCCGTTCGGTTCTACATGTAGAGCATGCTCGACTCGTCGAGCTTGTTATCTCCTATGGAAAATTCAAAACAGTGGAGCTCAATCGCCTACCAAAGCTCAAACGGATGACCTACAATAATTGGCCCTATGATGAAAATCCATTGGTTCTTGGTGTTCTCCCTCAGCTTTCAAACCTCAGTCTTGGTGATGCATGTATTTCTCAGAAGACCCTCAAGCTAAGCCAGCTGCTAGCTACTGTCCCTTCTGTTAGTGATCTGTCTCTGGAATTTCGAAGTGAAAAG ATTTGGATTCAACCAGAATGCCCCAAAGAGCTTGCTCCTGTGCTTGCTAAGTTGCGGTTTATTAATCTGGATAATCTTCCTGAAGAATGTGATATCTCTTGGACAATGTTCCTTCTTGAAGCTGCACCATCTGTAGAGGACCTTTCCATCACAGTATGGGATCATAAGTGCCGACAGGAGTCACAAAATAGTTACTCAATGAAAACAGATGTGAAGTGGGAACCATCTAATCCAAATTTTAAGCACAAGAATCTGGCGACGCTAACTATCTATGGCTTCCAGTCCGATGACAATTTCATGGGATACGTCAGGCGTGTCATGCAAGCTGCGGTGAACATCAAGAAGGTGTCTCTGCACGACAGGAAGGTGTGCACGCTTTGCACTGACAAGTTTCCCCATGCTGACGCTCGTCCTTCAAGCTATCCTCAAACCAGCGTGCAGAAGGATTCATTGAGGAAGAAGATCACAGAGGCATCCTCGGAGGCTTCTCGGGCTGTGATTCAGTTCAGCTCGTAA